From Solea senegalensis isolate Sse05_10M linkage group LG7, IFAPA_SoseM_1, whole genome shotgun sequence, a single genomic window includes:
- the sirt3 gene encoding NAD-dependent protein deacetylase sirtuin-3, mitochondrial isoform X2, translating to MTLEDVAKRIRERQHKRVVVMAGAGISTPSGIPDFRSPGSGLYDNLQQYNLPYAEAIFEIGFFHQNPKPFFTLAKELYPGNYRPNLAHYFVRLLHQKGQLLRMYTQNIDGLERLAGIPPEMLVEAHGTFATATCTVCLRNYKDNDLRADVMSGTVPKCPVCKGVVKPDIVFFGEELPRHFMKYLTDLPLADLLIVMGTSLEVEPFASLAGAVRSSVPRLLINRDLVGPFARRRRRQDVVQLGDVVSGVRALVDALGWTQELEALMAAAAEEEAVTKTEE from the exons ATGACCTTGGAAGACGTCGCCAAACGCATTAGAGAGCGACAGCACAAGAGGGTGGTGGTGATGGCCGGAGCTGGGATCAGTACACCGAGTGGCATTCCGGATTTCAG GTCTCCTGGCAGCGGTCTCTATGACAACCTGCAGCAGTACAATCTCCCCTACGCTGAGGCCATATTCGAGATTGGCTTCTTCCATCAAAACCCAAAACCGTTCTTTACCCTTGCCAAAGAGCTGTACCCGGGAAACTACCGGCCCAACCTGGCCCACTACTTTGTACGTCTGCTTCACCAGAAGGGTCAACTCCTCCGCATGTACACGCAGAACATCGACGGGCTGGAAAGAC tAGCAGGAATTCCTCCAGAGATGCTAGTTGAGGCCCACGGCACGTTTGCCACGGCCACCTGCACCGTCTGCCTCAGAAACTACAAGGACAATGACCTACGA GCAGACGTCATGAGTGGGACGGTCCCCAAATGTCCCGTCTGTAAGGGCGTGGTGAAGCCTGACATTGTGTTTTTCGGGGAGGAGCTTCCGCGGCATTTCATGAAGTACCTGACCGACCTCCCGCTCGCTGACCTGCTCATCGTCATGGGCACTTCACTGGAG GTGGAGCCGTTCGCCAGTCTGGCAGGGGCAGTGCGCAGCTCCGTTCCCCGTCTGCTCATCAACAGGGACTTGGTGGGGCCTTTTGCCCGGAGACGGCGGCGCCAGGACGTCGTGCAGCTGGGCGACGTGGTCAGCGGCGTGCGGGCCTTGGTCGACGCCCTCGGCTGGACGCAGGAGCTGGAAGCTCTGATGGCTGCAGCTGCGGAGGAGGAA GCTGTGACAAAGACGGAGGAATGA
- the sirt3 gene encoding NAD-dependent protein deacetylase sirtuin-3, mitochondrial isoform X1, which produces MTSLLSSLLISVTSRRLCAHGFGLRRLFAAEGAAASSRPLPRKSDSPWQDGARGLFSRGGGSEVKQMTLEDVAKRIRERQHKRVVVMAGAGISTPSGIPDFRSPGSGLYDNLQQYNLPYAEAIFEIGFFHQNPKPFFTLAKELYPGNYRPNLAHYFVRLLHQKGQLLRMYTQNIDGLERLAGIPPEMLVEAHGTFATATCTVCLRNYKDNDLRADVMSGTVPKCPVCKGVVKPDIVFFGEELPRHFMKYLTDLPLADLLIVMGTSLEVEPFASLAGAVRSSVPRLLINRDLVGPFARRRRRQDVVQLGDVVSGVRALVDALGWTQELEALMAAAAEEEAVTKTEE; this is translated from the exons GCTTCGGTCTGAGGCGTTTGTTTGCAGCTGAAGGTGCAGCAGCTTCATCAAG GCCTCTTCCTAGAAAATCAGACTCTCCCTGGCAGGATGGAGCTCGAGGACTTTTCTCCCGTGGCGGCGGTTCAGAGGTCAAGCAGATGACCTTGGAAGACGTCGCCAAACGCATTAGAGAGCGACAGCACAAGAGGGTGGTGGTGATGGCCGGAGCTGGGATCAGTACACCGAGTGGCATTCCGGATTTCAG GTCTCCTGGCAGCGGTCTCTATGACAACCTGCAGCAGTACAATCTCCCCTACGCTGAGGCCATATTCGAGATTGGCTTCTTCCATCAAAACCCAAAACCGTTCTTTACCCTTGCCAAAGAGCTGTACCCGGGAAACTACCGGCCCAACCTGGCCCACTACTTTGTACGTCTGCTTCACCAGAAGGGTCAACTCCTCCGCATGTACACGCAGAACATCGACGGGCTGGAAAGAC tAGCAGGAATTCCTCCAGAGATGCTAGTTGAGGCCCACGGCACGTTTGCCACGGCCACCTGCACCGTCTGCCTCAGAAACTACAAGGACAATGACCTACGA GCAGACGTCATGAGTGGGACGGTCCCCAAATGTCCCGTCTGTAAGGGCGTGGTGAAGCCTGACATTGTGTTTTTCGGGGAGGAGCTTCCGCGGCATTTCATGAAGTACCTGACCGACCTCCCGCTCGCTGACCTGCTCATCGTCATGGGCACTTCACTGGAG GTGGAGCCGTTCGCCAGTCTGGCAGGGGCAGTGCGCAGCTCCGTTCCCCGTCTGCTCATCAACAGGGACTTGGTGGGGCCTTTTGCCCGGAGACGGCGGCGCCAGGACGTCGTGCAGCTGGGCGACGTGGTCAGCGGCGTGCGGGCCTTGGTCGACGCCCTCGGCTGGACGCAGGAGCTGGAAGCTCTGATGGCTGCAGCTGCGGAGGAGGAA GCTGTGACAAAGACGGAGGAATGA